One Rhizoctonia solani chromosome 3, complete sequence genomic region harbors:
- a CDS encoding Retrotransposable element Tf2 protein has protein sequence MDQKKIEAITSWPQPKTVKQVQAFLGFINYLCQFIPNFSTVACPLHNLTRKETPWSWGNPEEEAFQELKSLVTKAPVLVHSNPELPYYLETNASGVAMGAIVSQRGQDNRLHPVAYMSKSFLGAKANYDMHNKELLAIIKALEEWQIFLEAMDKPVQVFTDHRNLEYWMQARTFNCRHARWQIFLSNFNFEIHYCPGKQSGKPNALSRQSDYMEEPQEPEIMLPAKVFANTSEEELEIVTEIRSKLREDPSLETIIQFLTEDAENAPPSIRKAYRDYDWEEDLLWYQGKLVVPDSEALKEHLLREFHNSPLTSHPGMKSSTKEWVECCPICQANWQACVPAIALKPLEVPPFPFHTISYDFIMAFPKSQGHDAILVVIDSFSKFGHFIPTSKKVTAKGLAELFVTHVWKLHGLPVKTCPRRL, from the exons atggatcagaagaaaatTGAGGCCATCACATCCTGGCCCCAACCCAAgacagtcaagcaggtccaagcATTCTTGGGATTCATAAACTATCTTTGCCAATTCATCCCAAACTTCAGCACAGTAGCATGTCCCCTACACAACCTcacaagaaaggaaaccccctggtcatggggaaatccagaggaagaagcattTCAGGAGCTCAAGTCTTTAGTAACCAAGGCACCAGTACTTGTTCATTCTAACCCAGAACTCCCCTACTACTTGGAAACcaacgcatcaggggtagcaatggGGGCAATTGTCAGCCAGAGGGGACAGGATAACCGCCTACACCCAGTAgcctacatgtcaaaatcctttttgggggccAAAGCCAACTATGACATGCACAATAAGGAAttattggcaatcatcaaggccctggaggaatggcaaatCTTCCTAGAAGCTATGGATAAGCCAGTACAGGTGTTCACAGACCATAGGAacctggagtattggatgcaggcaagaaccTTCAATTGCAGACATGCTAGATGGCAGATCTTcttgagcaatttcaactttgaaatccattactgcccagggaaacaatcaggaaagcccAATGCCTTGTCCAGACAATCTGACTACATGGAAGAACCCCAGGAACCAGAAATCATGCTCCCTGCCAAGGTCTTTGCAAATAcatcagaagaagagctAGAGATTGTTACAGAAATCCGTTCCAAATTGAGGGAAGACCCATCTCTGGAAACCATCATCCAATTTCTAACAGAGGATGCAGAAAATGCCCCCCCTTCCATTAGAAAGGCATATagggattatgactgggaagaggacctcctatGGTACCAAGGGAAATTAGTAGTCCCAGATTCAGAAGCCTTGAAGGAACACCTtctcagggaattccacaactccccaCTAACCAGTCACCCAG gcatgaagtCCTCtaccaaggaatgggtggaatgctgccccatctgccaagccaattggCAAGCCTGTGTTCCAGCTATTGCCTTGAAGcctctggaagttcccccttTCCCTTTCCACACAATTTCCTATGACTTTATCATGGCATTCCCCAAATCACAGGGACATGATGCAATCCTGGTGGTCATTGACTctttctccaaatttggccattttaTTCCCACTTCAAAAAAGGTCACTGCTAAAGGACTGGCAGAACTATTTGTCACCCATGTATGGAAGCTACATGGACTACCAGTCAAaacctgtcctagacgtctgtaa
- a CDS encoding Retrotransposable element Tf2 protein produces the protein MARPLHNLVKKDTTWKWSTKEQEAFQGLKDAITNAPVLCHANPMKPYFLETDASGTALGSILSQRLEDRRLHPLSFLLESFKGAKQNYDTHNKELLAIICSLENWRIFLEGTEHPITVFTDHCNLEYWKESQTFNRRHARWHLLLAGYNFQIVYRPGKQSRKPDALSQQSNHADTPPANQTMLPDPVFANVALVTPKKELQHQIEAALDQDKSLEEILQFLQNESKAPLSIKRAFKDYQMEAGLLFYQGQIVVPDVGSLRTDLLCILHDSPLAGHPGRQQTLELVSRDYYWPGICADTYWHMDSCETCQRIRKPKYASIPPQPLELPSRPWQHVSYNMIVDLPKDGNFDSILVIVNSFTKYGIFVKCFKKLNAPKLAELFLEHVWKQHGMPEKTVLDRGRVFNNKFLKALYKCLGIDPHFSSAYHPQSNGQTEQRDWTRWLPMAEFAYNNAVHSSTGKTPFKALYGQEPTLTPSNVPTDIPEANDLAVTMEEQWKEVKAALRQSKLRMVARESGNPLEFEIGEEAWLDAKNVNLKTLSLKLTEQRLGPFRVIKKILDCAYRLELPPTMRIHNVFYVGLLSKVKQDDRRTFENCPPPVTVDGEEEYKVEGITDAKECNRKWFFQVKWKGYGPKENTI, from the exons atggctaggccgctacacaacctagtcaaaaAGGACACAACTTGGAAATGGAGcaccaaggaacaggaagcctttCAGGGATTGAAGGACGCCATCACAAACGCACCAGTCCTCTGCCATGCCAACCCAATGAAGCCTTacttcctagaaacagacgcatcaggcaCAGCCTTAggatccatactcagccaaagaCTGGAAGACAGACGCTTGCACCCACTAAGCTTCTTAttggaatcattcaagggagccaAGCAGAATTACGACACACACAACAAGGAGCTGCTGGCTATCATTTGTTCTTTGGAAaactggcgcatcttcctggaGGGAACAGAACACCCCATTACGGTATTCACTGACCACTGCAatctggaatactggaaggaatcccaaaCGTTTAACCGCCgccatgccagatggcaTCTACTGCTAGCTGGTTATAACTTTCAAATTGTATaccgcccagggaaacaatccAGAAAACCTGACGCTCTCTCACAACAATCCAACCACGCAGACACACCGCCGGCCAACCAGACAATGCTCCCTGACCCTGTGTTTGCCAACGTGGCCTTAGTGACCCCAAAAAAGGAACTCCAACACCAAATTGAGGCCGCCTTAGATCAGGACAAATCACTAgaggaaatattacaattcctccagaatgaatccaaggcacccCTGTCCATTAAACGTGCCTTCAAAGATTACCAAATGGAGGCTGGACTCCttttctaccaaggacaaattgtagtCCCAGATGTTGGATCACTAAGGACGGACTTACTCTGCATCCTCCATGACagtcccttggcaggacaccccGGAAGGCAGCAAACCCTAGAATTGGTCtcaagggattactactggccggGGATCTGTGCcgacacatactggcacatggactcctgtgaaacatgTCAACGGATAAGGAAGCCCAAATATGCGTCAATACCGCCTCAACCCCTTGAGCTTCCTAGCAGACCATGGCAACACGtatcctacaacatgatagtggATCTACCCAAAGATGGAAACTTTGactcaatcctggtcattgtcaacagcttcaccaagtatggtatttttgtcaaatgcttCAAGAAGCTAAATGCACCCAAACTAGCAGAGTTATTTTTGGAACATGTATGGAAACAACATGGGATGCCGGAAAAAACGGTCTTGGATAGGGGAAGGgttttcaataacaaattcctgaaggcatTATACAAAtgcctaggaatagacccccattTCTCCTCTGCGTATCACCCTCAGAGCAATGGCCAGACAGAACAG AGGGACTGGACCAGATGGCTTCccatggcagaatttgcataTAACAACGCAGTACATAGCAGTACAGGGAAAACACCGTTCAAAGCTCTATATGGTCAGGAACCCACCTTAACaccatccaacgtcccaacagacaTACCAGAAGCCAATGACCTTGCTGTAACCATGGAggaacaatggaaggaagtcaAGGCCGCTCTCCGGCAATCCAAATTACGGATGGTTGCCAGGGAATCAGGGAATCCCTTAGAGTTTGAAATAGGAGAGGAAGCGTGGCttgacgccaagaatgtcaacctcaagaCTCTAAGTCTTaagctaacggaacaacgcttagggcCATTCAGGGTCATCAAGAAAATCTTGGACTGCGCTTACCGGCTTGAACTTCCGCCAACTATGCGCATTCACAATGtgttctatgtgggactacTGTCAAAAGTTAAACAGGATGACAGAcgcacctttgaaaattgcccaccaccagtcaccgtggatggggaggaagaatacaaagttgaGGGGATAACAGATGCCAAGGAATGCAacaggaaatggttcttccaagtcaaatggaagggctacggGCCCAAGGAAAATAC gatatga
- a CDS encoding Vegetative incompatibility protein HET-E-1, which produces MPAIRTETRISKATGDATSYHLDRSSEHRTKFPWSQDNLDQWAPPDPSMGWDMGNDQPPITNIYDWHKVITRCDSFQQSKAYAKLLDPSATLDYIPMGQQWKCYWIGRTLRCPIRGYLRWVGSEPPKQPKLMQSTKFFVCRGNVGASVEDVVRAPVLKHTRKLAEWHLDIEEIDPEWWIPISTVREWLAAEIENWKNKLPSGLGGYVDNLTPEDVYYMILERKMSIEDLHDWLKQWAMQAAQNDLSRSISNLAIHELSDEGGHESDLESNKAMNKWNPLDYADGM; this is translated from the coding sequence ATGCCTGCCATCAGAACAGAGACCAGGATCTCCAAGGCCACTGGAGATGCCACCTCTTACCACCTTGATAGATCCAGTGAGCACAGGACCAAGTTCCCTTGGTCCCAGGACAACCTGGATCAATGGGCACCCCCAGATCCATCCATGGGCTGGGACATGGGGAATGATCAACCCCCTATCACCAACATCTATGACTGGCATAAGGTCATCACAAGAtgtgactccttccaacaatccaaggcttatgccaaactacttgatccctcagcaacccttgattacataccaatgggTCAACAATGGAAATGCTACTGGATTGGAAGAACCCTACGCTGTCCAATCAGGGGATACCTCCGCTGGGTTGGCAGTGAGCcaccaaaacaacccaaactaaTGCAAAGTACCAAGTTCTTTGTGTGTAGAGGTAATGTGGGTGCCTCTGTGGAGGATGTAGTGAGGGCCCCAGTGCTAAAGCacacaaggaagttggcagagtggcatctagacattgaggaaattgatcctgaatggtggataccaatctcaacagtaagggaatggctggctgcagaaattgaaaactggaaaaacaaactgccatcaggcttaggtggctatgtggacaacctcactcctgaggatGTCTATTACATGATCCTAGAACGCAAAATGAGCATAGAGGATCTACATGactggctcaaacaatgGGCCATGCAAGCAGCTCAGAATGATCTGAGCAGAAGTATATCCAACTTAGCAATCCATGAACTAAGTGATGAAGGAGGACATGAGTCTGACCTTGAAAGTAACAAGGCCATGAACAAATGGAATCCCTTGGATTATGCTGATGGAATGTGA
- a CDS encoding Zinc-binding dehydrogenase, producing the protein MAQHKALLLFEKYGELEVNACPTPILQKIQALVKVNAAEINPANWKAKNLPTILGVDSAGIVEVVGPEVTDFKVGDRVFSQGLYDSSDETAFQEKVIVKTDIISKIPDNITKDKTGIEAPTSSPTANGKGVLILGGSSSVGQFGIQLARIAGFSPIVTTASAQHANFLRSLGATRVFDRNVDTTTVQSAFPTPVSLVLDSISIAATQEFAFEVLITQSLVPDAHIVLMLPPTNSLKEKISGEKVAVHTAYGSSHRFKDLTMPFWRNIEQWIKDGKFVPNRVQVVKGGLAALPEAIDISRKGLSCVKIVIHSQE; encoded by the exons ATGGCCCAACATAAAGCATTACTCCTTTTTGAAAAGTATGGTGAACTTGAAGTAAATGCTTGTCCCACCCCTATCCTGCAGAAAATTCAAGCTCTTGTCAAGGTTAATGCTGCTGAAA TCAACCCTGCCAATTGGAAGGCCA AAAATCTCCCGACCATTCTGGGAGTTGACAGTGCTGGAATTGTAGAAGTAGTTGGTCCAGAAGTGACCGACTTCAAGGTCGGAGATAGAGT GTTTTCCCAGGGACTTTATGATAGTTCCGATGAAACAGCATTCCAAGAGAAAGTCATTGTCAAGACCGATATCATTTCTAAGATCCCAGACAACATCACTAAGGACAAA ACTGGCATCGAAGCTCCAACAAGCAGCCCTACCGCCAATGGAAAGGGTGTTCTAATCTTAGGAGGAAGTTCGTCCGTTGGCCAATTTG GCATCCAACTCGCTCGCATTGCTGGTTTCTCACCAATTGTCACTACTGCATCGGCTCAGCACGCCAACTTCCTCAGGTCACTTGGAGCAACTCGTGTCTTTGACCGCAACGTGGATACAACAACTGTCCAATCCGCCTTCCCCACCCCTGTGTCTCTTGTTCTAGACTCAATCTCCATTGCTGCCACTCAGGAGTTCGCTTTTGAGGTCTTGATTACTCAGTCTCTTGTACCGGACGCACACATTGTACTCATGCTCCCGCCCACCAATTCGCTCAAGGAGAAAATCTCTGGGGAAAAGGTTGCTGTGCATACTGCCTATGGTAGCTCTCATAGGTTTAAGGACCTAACCATGCCATTCTGGCGAAATATCGAACAGTGGATCAAGGATGGCAAATTTGTACCCAACCGAGTACAGGTTGTGAAGGGAGGTCTGGCTGCGCTGCCGGAGGCGATAGATATCTCGCGCAAGGGTTTGAGTTGCGTAAAGATTGTCATTCATTCTCAGGAGTAA
- a CDS encoding carbon-nitrogen hydrolase gives MPVNLTPSNADTRTFKVAAVQAEPAWLDLEGSVNKTIKIINEAASNGAKIIGFPEVFIPGYPWTPWAQNFAVAAPVLKAYQANSLPLHSPEMQRIQEAVKAAGVEVVLGFSERDAGSLYIAQVTITSDGRIANHRRKIKPTHYEKTIYGDGSAQSVFNVVQTKYGRLGSLNCWEHIQPRKTILKAHFYSQHPQIFVGGWWPAFAPHEGGSPYIVSGEASSRMTQMVAMEGSAFGIVGCQVVSKEGAEKMKLTGFPWFKFPGDGSQLVEPVDPGVETILYADISLDKIDEVKLVADNQGNYSRHDLFHLVVHNKGGHNWHASTYENAKEQAAVNTIHGEVNNLVSLGLKAVDGDDEESA, from the exons ATGCCTGTCAACCTCACCCCTTCCAACGCTGACACCCGCACCTTCAAGGTCGCCGCTGTCCAGGCCGAGCCCGCCTGGCTCGACCTTGAAGGCTCTGTAAACAAGACGATCAAGATCATCAACGAGGCCGCTTCCAACGGAGCAAAG ATCATTGGCTTCCCCGAGGTATTCATTCCGGGATATCCGTGGACTCCATGGGCACAGAACTTTGCGGTTGCCGCCCCGGTCCTCAAGGCATACCAGGCGAACTCGCTCCCGTTGCACTCTCCGGAGATGCAGCGCATCCAAGAGGCCGTCAAGGCTGCAGGTGTTGAGGTTGTACTCGGCTTCTCTGAGCGGGACGCTGGGTCCCTTTACATTGCTCAAGTCACGATCACTTCTGACGGGCGGATTGCTAACCATCGCCGTAAGATCAAG CCAACGCATTATGAAAAGACTATTTACGGAGATGGGTCGGCTCAAAGCGTATTCAACGTAGTCCAGACCAAGTATGGACGTCTAGGGAGCCTCAACTGC TGGGAACATATTCAACCCCGTAAGACCA TACTCAAGGCGCACTTCTACAGCCAGCACCCCCAAATCTTTGTCGGAGGCTGGTGGCCGGCATTCGCGCCTCACGAAGGCGGCTCTCCGTACATCGTCTCTGGTGAAGCATCAAGTAGGATGACCCAGATGGTCGCCATGGAAGGCTCGGCGTTTGGAATTGTTGGGTGCCAAGTCGTGAGCAAGGAAGGAGCAGAAAAAATGAAG TTGACCGGCTTCCCTTGGTTCAAGTTCCCCGGAG ATGGCTCGCAGCTTGTAGAACCTGTCGACCCTGGAGTGGAGACCATCTTGTATGCAGATATTTCTCTGGATAAAATCGACGAAGTGAAGCTTGTTGCCGATAATCAG GGTAATTACTCTCGTCATGACTTGTTCCATTTGGTGGTACACAATAAAGGAGGACACAACTGGCATGCGTCTACATACGAAAATGCCAAAGAGCAAGCGGCGGTAAACACGATCCATGGAGAGGTTAACAACCTTGTGTCgcttgggctcaaggccgTAGATGGCGACGATGAAGAATCCGCGTAG
- a CDS encoding required for meiotic nuclear division protein 1 yields MLFAYTPLAHLDDLALVTQEEVKSVWSKLTDKASHVIRYLPAGRLIRRLASPKSKPQTLRRAAQASLPIRSNPTPTRGTIRPVLTLATAESYNPHFLEGTLPAGSQRVHAAWWIPKWKSGEVWVFDSGSCVFWGLSEAEARMFVAEVIMRVKGVEVDKLKTLELEELEFVTDPKETTRLQGDLIILGQIPPISEVEFPSPPSSSTAISPETLPARYAFSHALARSSALAALETSLDSYLHSVSRLPSTLGTTGKPGLGRKELRMKLGQLMRFRQGVNLGRESFGDTPDLYWTEPVLEGYFDSVSEALEIKARADSVNAKITYAAELQGLLRELLAESSGHRMELIIIALIAVEVVIAIIRDGPELWHMLTGVSEADGQHSEPTK; encoded by the exons ATGCTTTTCGCTTACACCCCCTTGGCTCATCTCGACGATTTGGCCCTAGTTACGCAAGAAGAGGTAAAATCGGTGTGGTCGAAACTAACAGACAAGGCAAGTCACGTGATACGATACTTGCCGGCGGGGCGCTTAATCCGCCGCTTGG CTTCGCCCAAATCTAAGCCACAAACACTACGTCGAGCAGCTCAGGCTTCCCTTCCAATCCGCTCTAACCCTACGCCTACGCGCGGTACAATTCGACCCGTACTAACGCTTGCTACCGCCGAATCATATAATCCTCACtttttggagggtactcTTCCCGCTGGTTCTCAACGCGTACATGCTGCCTGGTGGATTCCAAAATGGAAGTCTGGAGAAGTCTGGGTGTTTGACTCTGGTAGCTGTGTGTTCTGGGGCTTGAGTGAGGCTGAAGCACGAATGTTTGTTGCCGAGGTGATCATGCGTGTGAAGGGGGTCGAAGTGGACAAGCTAAAGACACTGGAGCTTGAAGAACTGGAGTTTGTTACAGACCCTAAAGA AACGACCCGCCTTCAAGGGGACCTAATAATACTTGGCCAGATACCCCCCATATCTGAAGTCGAATTTCCCTCTCCTCCCTCATCCTCAACAGCCATATCTCCAGAGACACTTCCAGCACGATACGCATTCTCTCACGCTCTCGCACGCTCTTCAGCGCTCGCGGCACTCGAGACATCGCTCGATAGCTATCTCCACAGCGTGTCCCGGCTCCCATCGACTCTCGGTACAACCGGGAAACCCGGTCTGGGCCGGAAAGAACTGCGAATGAAATTAGGACAGCTTATGCGGTTCCGACAAGGTGTTAACCTGGGTCGCGAATCCTTCGGGGATACGCCAGACTTATATTGGACGGAGCCAGTGTTGGAGGGATACTTTGATTCTGTGAGCGAGGCACTAGAAATTAAGGCTCGAGCGGATTCTGTCAATGCGAAGATCACGTATGCGGCTGAGTTGCAAGGGCTGCTGAGAGAGCTTTTAGCAGAGAGCTCAGGACATCGAATGGAGTTGATTATCATTGCACTAATTGCGGTCGAAGTTGTGATA GCCATAATTCGTGATGGCCCGGAGCTCTGGCATATGCTTACCGGCGTATCAGAGGCAGACGGGCAACACAGTGAACCTACAAAATAG
- a CDS encoding TFIIS helical bundle-like domain protein, with amino-acid sequence MFRKRKEASRSETPPARGDAGSDYNDEGTGNPPSSSLKFTKRKKSTGGTEGEGASGSMVPKKRRKRREKERKRLELAQKIDSIIKPGKAGKRKKRKKGGDEEEIDAHGDEEVNRLRQAMHAAADRDIEANANKQPAVSKLKMLSEVMDTLQKSSLVQSVLDNNLLEGVRRWLEPLPDKSLPALSIQNAFFEILPKLDIETAVLKESGLGKIVLFYTKCKRVTPTIRRIADTLVANWSRPIVKRSASYRDRHVPTAETEVSVRTEKLNKLLERAATLSNNGRGRKNAVRIPESAIGRYTVAPKSGNAGVSANVAADVERRKANQERLRRMQRKLDTAKQKGSRA; translated from the exons ATGTTTCGCAAGCGCAAAGAGGCGTCTCGTTCAGAGACACCACCTGCGCGTGGTGACGCCGGTTCGGACTACAATGACGAGGGGACGGGAAACCCCCCAAGTTCGAGTCTGAAATTTACCAAACGCAAAAAATCAACCGGGGGAACAGAGGGTGAAGGCGCCAGTGGGAGTATGGTTCCAAAAAAGAGGCGCAAGCGCCGCGAAAAGGAAC GCAAGCGGCTCGAACTGGCGCAGAAGATTGATTCGATTATCAAACCAGGCAAAGCCGGAAAGAGGAAAAAGCGAAAAAAGGGAGGCGACGAAGAG GAAATTGATGCACATGGGGATGAGGAAGTCAACCGGTTACGTCAGGCCATGCATGCTGCAGCAGACCGGGACATCGAGGCCAATGCAAACAAGCAGCCGGCAGTTTCCAAGCTAAAGATGCTTAGTGAGGTTATGGATACGCTACAAAA ATCCTCCCTCGTCCAATCTGTTTTGGACAACAATCTGCTTGAGGGTGTCAGGCGCTGGCTCGAACCTTTGCCGGACAAGTCTCTTCCTGCCCTTAGTATTCAAAACGCCTTTTTTGAGATCTTGCCAAAA CTTGATATCGAAACCGCTGTTTTGAAAGAGTCAGGTCTCGGGAAGATCGTACTCTTTTACACTAAATGCAAACGGGTTACTCCAACTATCCGTCGTATCGCCGATACCCTCGTTGCCAACTGGTCTCGTCCGATCGTTAAGCGCTCTGCCTCGTATCGTGATCGTCACGTTCCGACTGCCGAGACCGAAGTTTCCGTGCGCACAGAGAAACTCAATAAGTTACTCGAACGTGCAGCCACTCTCAGTAACAACGGACGTGGCCGCAAAAATGCGGTACGCATTCCAGAGAGCGCTATCGGACGGTATACCGTTGCCCCCAAGTCTGGAAATGCCGGTGTCAGTGCGAATGTGGCCGCAGATGTGGAGCGGCGCAAGGCAAACCAGGAACGTTTGCGACGGATGCAAAGGAAACTCGATACAGCCAAGCAAAAGGGGTCGAGGGCATAA
- a CDS encoding BAH domain protein, translating into MPPPPRGARRSCISFQDIDLDNWEKLGQIFAIHAPNQSPADRIFSVQVATGEDFSNTSAPNEMWFAEVMDIKTDKKHSTKRKDVYVRIRWFYTPYNLDHYHKTVGKVNTCRFGQNEMVLSDHIQVIPAVWIVRKARILFFDEDDGNNGGAQIGPKDRWYRYHFKTGLGRMVTRKNYSLPQAGCRMPGCQARYSPDEEIQRFCPRWLCREWWHEECLRNREHVQPFSVYSLLRMLQGTPGFGGADDAADDETPIDSSNTLEVDEEFDEELASICSNLLTSLKDIERDLIRCKDFEEKNLNLDSSILKNMEDFERIERVLWCARSPIVRGKEYGVVGTGQMVAKARAILRETAESQCWPTEEKVAPFASCQLPVLPIVTCPSCGGWI; encoded by the exons ATGCCACCGCCGCCGAGGGGTGCTCGTCGTAGTTGCATCAGCTTCCAGGACATCGATCTGGACAATTGGGAAAAATTAGGCCAAATCTTTGCTATTCATG CGCCCAATCAATCGCCAGCTGATAGGATATTTAGCGTCCAAGTGGCTACTGGCGAGGACTTTTCGAACACATCGGCTCCAAACGAAATGTGGTTCGCTGAAGTTATGGATATCAAGACTGACAAGAAGCACTCCACTAAGCGTAAAGAT GTGTATGTACGGATTCGTTGGTTTTATACGCCTTACA ATCTTGATCACTACCATAAGACTGTCGGCAAAGT CAACACTTGCCGATTTGGCCAAAATGAGATGGTCTTGTCGGACCACATACAGGTTATCCCAGCCGTTTGGATTGTCCGCAAGGCCCGgattttgtttttcgatgaAGACGATGGAAATAATGGAGGTGCACAGATCGGTCCGAAAGATCGTTGGTACAG ataccACTTCAAGACTGGTCTGGGGCGTATGGTGACGAGAAAAAACTACTCG CTCCCTCAGGCTGGGTGCAGGATGCCAGGATGTCAAGCACGTTACTCTCCAGACGAAGAGATCCAGCGATTTTGCCCTCGATGGTTGTGTCGAGAATGGTGGCATGAGGAATGTCTACGGAATCGGGAACATGTTCAACCTTTTTCAGTGTACTCACTCCTTCGCATGCTCCAAGGCACGCCTGGATTCGGGGGTGCTGACGACGCTGCTGACGATGAAACCCCGATAGACAGTTCGAACACGTTGGAAGTCGACGAGGAGTTTGATGAGGAATTAGCTTCTATCTGTTCGAACCTCCTCACTTCCCTCAAGGATATAGAGCGAGACTTGATTCGATGCAAGGATTTTGAAGAAAAGAACCTCAACCTTGATTCATCCATTCTCAAGAACATGGAAGATTTTGAGAGAATAGAAAGGGTTCTATGGTGCGCACGTAGCCCAATCGTTCGCGGGAAGGAATATGGGGTTGTCGGAACTGGGCAGATGGTGGCCAAGGCCCGGGCTATCCTTAGAGAAACTGCCGAATCGCAATGTTGGCCAACAGAGGAGAAAGTGGCGCCATTTGCTTCATGCCAGCTCCCAGTACTACCTATCGTTACTTGCCCTAGTTGTGGGGGCTGGATCTAG